One part of the Tachysurus vachellii isolate PV-2020 chromosome 6, HZAU_Pvac_v1, whole genome shotgun sequence genome encodes these proteins:
- the akt3a gene encoding RAC-gamma serine/threonine-protein kinase isoform X2 → MKTERPKPNTFIIRCLQWTTVIERTFHVDTPEERDEWTEAIQMVADKLQSQEEERIQCSPTSQIDNIGEEEMDISISHHKRKTMNDFDYLKLLGKGTFGKVILVREKASGKYYAMKILKKEVIIAKDEVAHTLTESRVLKNTRHPFLTSLKYSFQTKDRLCFVMEYVNGGELFFHLSRERVFSEDRTRFYGGEIVSALDYLHSTKIVYRDLKLENLMLDKDGHIKITDFGLCKEGITDAATMKTFCGTPEYLAPEVLEDNDYGRAVDWWGLGVVMYEMMCGRLPFYNQDHEKLFELILMEDIKFPRTLSADAKSLLSGLLIKDPNKRLGGGPDDAKEIMRHSFFAAVDWQDVYDKKLIPPFKPQVSSETDTRYFDEEFTAQTITITPPEKFDEDGMDCMDNERRPHFPQFSYSASGRE, encoded by the exons ATGAAAACCGAACGGCCAAAGCCCAACACCTTCATTATCAGATGTCTACAATGGACCACAGTTATCGAAAGGACCTTCCATGTGGACACTCCAGAGGAAAG GGATGAGTGGACAGAAGCGATCCAGATGGTGGCTGATAAACTCCAAAGCCAGGAAGAGGAGCGCATCCAGTGCAGTCCCACCTCACAGATAGACAACATCGGCGAGGAGGAGATGGACATCTCCATCAGTCACCACAAACGCAAG ACGATGAATGACTTTGACTATTTAAAACTACTGGGAAAAGGCACTTTTGGTAAAGTCATACTTGTAAGGGAGAAGGCCAGTGGGAAGTACTACGCAATGAAGATTTTGAAAAAAGAAGTTATTATCGCAAAG GACGAAGTGGCTCATACGCTCACCGAGAGCCGAGTGCTGAAAAACACCCGACACCCCTTCTTAACT TCTTTGAAGTACTCATTCCAGACAAAAGACCGCCTCTGCTTCGTGATGGAATACGTCAACGGAGGAgag CTGTTTTTCCATTTGTCGAGAGAACGGGTGTTCTCAGAGGACCGCACGCGCTTCTACGGCGGCGAGATTGTCTCTGCCCTCGACTACCTGCACTCCACCAAGATAGTGTACCGGGATCTCAAG ttGGAGAATCTCATGCTTGACAAAGATGGCCACATTAAGATCACAGACTTCGGTCTGTGTAAAGAAGGAATCACTGATGCTGCTACTATGAAGACGTTCTGCGGTACACCAGAGTACCTGGCACCTGAG GTGCTGGAGGATAACGATTATGGCCGGGCAGTAGACTGGTGGGGTTTGGGTGTGGTGATGTATGAGATGATGTGTGGCAGGTTACCCTTCTACAATCAGGACCATGAGAAGCTTTTCGAGCTCATCCTTATGGAAGACATCAAGTTCCCCCGGACGCTGTCGGCCGACGCCAAGTCTCTGCTGTCAGGCCTGCTCATCAAAGACCCGAACAAGAG ACTTGGCGGCGGTCCAGACGATGCTAAAGAAATAATGCGACACAGTTTCTTCGCTGCAGTTGACTGGCAAGATGTTTATGATAAAAAG CTGATACCTCCCTTCAAGCCTCAGGTGTCGTCAGAGACGGATACCAGATATTTTGACGAGGAGTTCACGGCACAGACGATTACAATAACTCCCCCTGAAAAAT ttgatGAAGACGGGATGGACTGCATGGATAACGAGCGGCGGCCACATTTCCCTCAGTTCTCCTACTCGGCCAGTGGTAGAGAGTGA
- the akt3a gene encoding RAC-gamma serine/threonine-protein kinase isoform X1: MSDVTIVKEGWVQKRGEYIKNWRPRYFLLKTDGSFIGYKEKPQDADLPYPLNNFSVAKCQLMKTERPKPNTFIIRCLQWTTVIERTFHVDTPEERDEWTEAIQMVADKLQSQEEERIQCSPTSQIDNIGEEEMDISISHHKRKTMNDFDYLKLLGKGTFGKVILVREKASGKYYAMKILKKEVIIAKDEVAHTLTESRVLKNTRHPFLTSLKYSFQTKDRLCFVMEYVNGGELFFHLSRERVFSEDRTRFYGGEIVSALDYLHSTKIVYRDLKLENLMLDKDGHIKITDFGLCKEGITDAATMKTFCGTPEYLAPEVLEDNDYGRAVDWWGLGVVMYEMMCGRLPFYNQDHEKLFELILMEDIKFPRTLSADAKSLLSGLLIKDPNKRLGGGPDDAKEIMRHSFFAAVDWQDVYDKKLIPPFKPQVSSETDTRYFDEEFTAQTITITPPEKFDEDGMDCMDNERRPHFPQFSYSASGRE; the protein is encoded by the exons GTGAATATATCAAGAATTGGAGACCACGCTACTTTCTACTAAAAACCGACGGATCCTTCATTGGGTACAAGGAGAAGCCACAGGATGCAGACCTCCCCTACCCCCTCAATAACTTCTCTGTTGCTA AATGCCAGCTGATGAAAACCGAACGGCCAAAGCCCAACACCTTCATTATCAGATGTCTACAATGGACCACAGTTATCGAAAGGACCTTCCATGTGGACACTCCAGAGGAAAG GGATGAGTGGACAGAAGCGATCCAGATGGTGGCTGATAAACTCCAAAGCCAGGAAGAGGAGCGCATCCAGTGCAGTCCCACCTCACAGATAGACAACATCGGCGAGGAGGAGATGGACATCTCCATCAGTCACCACAAACGCAAG ACGATGAATGACTTTGACTATTTAAAACTACTGGGAAAAGGCACTTTTGGTAAAGTCATACTTGTAAGGGAGAAGGCCAGTGGGAAGTACTACGCAATGAAGATTTTGAAAAAAGAAGTTATTATCGCAAAG GACGAAGTGGCTCATACGCTCACCGAGAGCCGAGTGCTGAAAAACACCCGACACCCCTTCTTAACT TCTTTGAAGTACTCATTCCAGACAAAAGACCGCCTCTGCTTCGTGATGGAATACGTCAACGGAGGAgag CTGTTTTTCCATTTGTCGAGAGAACGGGTGTTCTCAGAGGACCGCACGCGCTTCTACGGCGGCGAGATTGTCTCTGCCCTCGACTACCTGCACTCCACCAAGATAGTGTACCGGGATCTCAAG ttGGAGAATCTCATGCTTGACAAAGATGGCCACATTAAGATCACAGACTTCGGTCTGTGTAAAGAAGGAATCACTGATGCTGCTACTATGAAGACGTTCTGCGGTACACCAGAGTACCTGGCACCTGAG GTGCTGGAGGATAACGATTATGGCCGGGCAGTAGACTGGTGGGGTTTGGGTGTGGTGATGTATGAGATGATGTGTGGCAGGTTACCCTTCTACAATCAGGACCATGAGAAGCTTTTCGAGCTCATCCTTATGGAAGACATCAAGTTCCCCCGGACGCTGTCGGCCGACGCCAAGTCTCTGCTGTCAGGCCTGCTCATCAAAGACCCGAACAAGAG ACTTGGCGGCGGTCCAGACGATGCTAAAGAAATAATGCGACACAGTTTCTTCGCTGCAGTTGACTGGCAAGATGTTTATGATAAAAAG CTGATACCTCCCTTCAAGCCTCAGGTGTCGTCAGAGACGGATACCAGATATTTTGACGAGGAGTTCACGGCACAGACGATTACAATAACTCCCCCTGAAAAAT ttgatGAAGACGGGATGGACTGCATGGATAACGAGCGGCGGCCACATTTCCCTCAGTTCTCCTACTCGGCCAGTGGTAGAGAGTGA